A part of Candidatus Methylomirabilis tolerans genomic DNA contains:
- a CDS encoding cold shock domain-containing protein, with product MKGKVKWFNVTKRFGFVVRDDGGQDAFVHASDVEGGTTLKEGDTVEFDLGQDDRGRAKAVRVRVVPG from the coding sequence ATGAAAGGCAAAGTGAAGTGGTTCAACGTGACGAAGCGGTTCGGATTCGTTGTGCGGGACGATGGGGGGCAGGATGCGTTCGTCCACGCGAGCGATGTGGAGGGGGGTACCACCTTGAAGGAAGGCGACACGGTCGAGTTTGACCTGGGTCAGGATGATCGTGGCCGCGCGAAGGCAGTCCGGGTCCGGGTCGTGCCGGGGTAA